From a region of the Oscillatoria salina IIICB1 genome:
- a CDS encoding sodium/glutamate symporter — MVTVSDVFFAAIAVGLLILLGSWIKQRLPILQKLYLPESIIAGTIGLLLGPDVLGSIIAAAGGEGYLVKNGLFPESIRTVWEQVPGILIILVFAALFLGENIPDWQEIWRKTSPQVAFAQTLAWGQYVTGIGVTLLILIPFFQADPLAGILIEIAFEGGHGTAAGMAGTFEELGFLAASELGLSLATVGIVSAVVAGTILVNWGIRQGHVQVDSAVVEDVELLTDRKPIIKTKESNLLVDSLSFNFGFTAIAIALAWAILELLQWLEIYLDLGFRLFKFVPLFPIAMLGGLIVQLVMERFELDYLIERRLQEHIGGVALDLVVVTALATINLKVLEANIEVFLILAIVGIAWNVLAFVYLAPRLLPNYWFERGICDLGQSMGVTPTGLLLLRMVDPQNKSGAFESFAYKQLLFTPIVGGGIFTAAAPILMRQFGAVGVLLITGSLLIFWLIFGFWNYQKIKSTVVYTKQDA, encoded by the coding sequence ATGGTAACAGTTTCCGATGTATTTTTTGCCGCGATCGCTGTCGGTTTACTCATTTTACTAGGAAGCTGGATTAAGCAGCGCCTACCAATCTTACAAAAATTATACCTACCGGAATCAATTATTGCAGGGACAATAGGATTATTACTCGGACCCGATGTTTTAGGAAGTATAATTGCGGCTGCGGGTGGAGAAGGTTATTTGGTGAAAAATGGTTTATTTCCCGAATCAATTCGCACTGTTTGGGAGCAAGTTCCGGGGATTTTAATTATCCTCGTCTTCGCGGCTTTATTTTTAGGCGAAAATATTCCTGATTGGCAAGAAATTTGGCGCAAAACTTCCCCACAAGTCGCTTTTGCACAAACTTTGGCTTGGGGACAATATGTAACTGGAATTGGCGTAACTTTATTAATTTTAATTCCTTTTTTTCAAGCTGACCCTTTAGCAGGAATTTTAATCGAAATTGCCTTTGAAGGAGGACATGGAACCGCCGCAGGAATGGCAGGTACTTTTGAGGAATTAGGATTTTTAGCAGCTTCGGAATTAGGTTTATCTTTGGCAACAGTAGGGATTGTTTCGGCTGTGGTTGCGGGAACTATTTTAGTTAATTGGGGTATTCGCCAAGGTCACGTCCAAGTTGATTCTGCTGTAGTTGAAGATGTAGAATTACTGACCGATCGAAAACCAATTATTAAGACAAAAGAAAGTAATTTGCTTGTCGATTCGTTGTCTTTTAACTTTGGTTTTACCGCCATAGCAATCGCCCTTGCTTGGGCAATTTTAGAGTTACTACAATGGTTAGAGATATATCTGGATTTAGGTTTTAGATTGTTTAAATTTGTGCCTTTATTTCCGATTGCCATGTTAGGAGGCTTGATAGTTCAATTAGTAATGGAACGTTTTGAGTTAGATTATTTAATCGAACGCAGGTTACAAGAACATATTGGTGGAGTAGCACTAGATTTAGTAGTTGTTACTGCATTGGCGACGATTAATTTAAAGGTATTGGAAGCCAATATTGAAGTATTTTTAATTCTTGCAATAGTTGGAATTGCTTGGAATGTACTTGCTTTTGTTTACCTCGCACCGCGTCTGTTACCTAACTATTGGTTTGAAAGAGGAATTTGCGATTTAGGGCAATCAATGGGAGTAACACCCACAGGGCTTTTATTATTACGCATGGTTGACCCGCAAAACAAGAGTGGTGCGTTTGAAAGTTTTGCTTACAAACAGTTACTTTTTACGCCTATTGTCGGTGGAGGAATTTTTACGGCTGCTGCACCAATTTTAATGAGACAATTTGGTGCAGTGGGCGTTTTGTTAATTACGGGAAGTTTACTAATTTTTTGGTTAATTTTTGGTTTCTGGAATTATCAAAAAATTAAGTCAACTGTAGTTTATACTAAACAAGATGCTTAG
- the rimK gene encoding 30S ribosomal protein S6--L-glutamate ligase produces MKIAILSQDPTLYSTKRLKEAGEERGHEMRVINYLRCYMNITSSKPAIVYKGKPLENFDAIIPRIGASRTFYGTAVVRQFEVMGVFTPNESQAISRSRDKLRCLQILARQGIGLPVTGFAHATEDIDGLIETVGGAPLVIKLLEGTQGIGVVLAETTQAAKSVIEAFRGLDANILVQEFIKEAAGADIRCFVIGDKVIASMKRQGAEGEFRSNLHRGGKAEKIKLTPEERSTAVRSAKAMGLRVAGVDLLRSNHGPVVMEVNSSPGLEGIERATEIDVAGKIIGYLEKNAVPGKSRDRIQY; encoded by the coding sequence ATGAAAATTGCTATCCTCTCGCAAGATCCGACTCTTTATTCCACTAAGCGTCTGAAGGAGGCTGGGGAAGAAAGGGGACATGAAATGCGGGTGATTAATTATCTGCGTTGCTATATGAATATTACTTCGAGTAAACCAGCGATCGTGTATAAGGGGAAACCTTTAGAAAATTTTGATGCGATTATTCCTCGAATTGGTGCGTCTAGAACGTTTTACGGTACGGCGGTGGTACGCCAGTTTGAGGTGATGGGGGTGTTTACGCCGAATGAGTCGCAAGCTATTTCTCGTTCTCGCGATAAACTGCGCTGTTTGCAAATTCTCGCCCGTCAAGGTATCGGTTTACCTGTGACTGGTTTTGCTCATGCAACGGAAGATATTGATGGTTTAATCGAAACTGTGGGTGGTGCGCCTTTGGTGATTAAGCTGTTGGAAGGAACGCAGGGTATTGGTGTGGTTTTGGCGGAAACTACCCAAGCGGCGAAGTCTGTGATTGAGGCTTTTCGCGGTTTGGATGCGAATATTTTGGTGCAGGAGTTTATTAAGGAGGCTGCGGGTGCAGATATTCGCTGTTTTGTGATTGGCGATAAGGTGATTGCTTCGATGAAACGACAGGGTGCCGAAGGTGAATTTCGCTCGAATTTGCATCGGGGTGGAAAGGCGGAGAAAATTAAGTTAACTCCGGAGGAACGTAGTACCGCCGTGCGTTCGGCGAAGGCGATGGGTTTACGGGTGGCTGGAGTGGATTTGCTGCGTTCTAATCACGGTCCGGTGGTTATGGAGGTCAATTCTTCTCCGGGATTAGAAGGAATTGAGAGGGCGACGGAAATCGATGTGGCTGGGAAAATTATTGGCTATTTGGAGAAAAATGCGGTTCCGGGAAAAAGCCGCGATCGCATTCAATATTAA
- a CDS encoding DUF4332 domain-containing protein has protein sequence MPHYIREIESIDASEADKLAAVGITTTEELFEKGTSKEGREELVKTTGIDKGKILKFVNIADLCRIKGVGGEYSELLQATGVDTVEELKRRSPDTLYDKMIAENDRQQRVKQPPSLSQVRNWVAQAQRLRTATTITTTQAAIVPQGFRSLPAYPNQTEWSIEWCD, from the coding sequence ATGCCACATTATATTCGTGAAATAGAAAGTATCGATGCGTCAGAAGCTGACAAACTAGCAGCAGTTGGAATCACAACTACCGAAGAATTGTTTGAAAAAGGCACTTCCAAAGAAGGTAGAGAGGAACTGGTAAAAACCACTGGTATCGATAAGGGAAAAATCCTCAAATTCGTGAATATTGCCGATTTATGCCGAATTAAAGGCGTAGGAGGAGAATATTCCGAATTGTTGCAAGCTACAGGAGTAGATACCGTTGAAGAACTTAAGCGTCGTTCTCCCGATACTTTATATGATAAAATGATCGCCGAAAACGATCGCCAACAGCGAGTCAAGCAACCACCTTCATTATCTCAAGTTCGGAACTGGGTAGCCCAAGCCCAAAGACTGCGAACAGCAACTACAATTACTACAACTCAAGCAGCGATCGTTCCTCAAGGCTTTAGAAGTTTACCTGCATATCCCAATCAAACTGAATGGTCGATTGAATGGTGTGATTAA
- a CDS encoding Coenzyme F420 hydrogenase/dehydrogenase, beta subunit C-terminal domain — translation MIALRPHQKAKALKPGSRRPAKELCSECGLCDTYYVHYVKEACAFLNQQIAELEAEAHGRSRNLDDADDWYFGVRQEMMAARKKQPLEGAQWTGIVSSIACEMLNQGKVEGVVCVQNTKEDRFQPMPVIARTPEEVLAAKVNKPTLSPNLSVLEQVEKSGMKRLLVIGVGCQIQALRAVEKELGLEKLYVLGTPCVDNVTRAGLQKFLETTSKSPDTVVHYEFMQDFRVHFKHEDGSIEKVPFFGLKTNQLKDVFAPSCMSCFDYVNSLADLVVGYMGAPFGWQWILVRNDTGKEMLELVKNQLDVQPVMSSGSRQQAVQQSIPAYDKGVTLPMWAAKLMGVVIEKIGPKGLEYARFSIDSHFTRNYLYLKRNHPEKLEAHVPDYAKRIVGQYQLPE, via the coding sequence ATGATTGCTCTACGTCCTCATCAAAAAGCTAAAGCCCTCAAACCCGGTAGCCGTCGCCCTGCGAAGGAACTTTGTAGTGAGTGCGGACTTTGCGATACATATTATGTGCATTATGTCAAGGAAGCTTGCGCTTTTCTTAATCAACAAATTGCCGAATTGGAAGCCGAGGCACATGGGCGCAGTCGCAACTTAGATGACGCTGACGACTGGTATTTTGGTGTGCGTCAGGAAATGATGGCGGCGAGGAAAAAACAGCCTCTAGAGGGCGCACAATGGACGGGTATTGTGAGTAGTATTGCCTGCGAAATGCTTAACCAAGGCAAAGTTGAAGGTGTAGTTTGCGTTCAGAATACCAAAGAAGACCGCTTTCAACCAATGCCAGTTATTGCAAGAACGCCAGAAGAAGTGTTAGCAGCGAAAGTAAATAAACCTACCTTATCGCCGAATCTTTCCGTTTTAGAACAAGTGGAAAAATCGGGGATGAAAAGGTTATTAGTTATTGGCGTTGGCTGTCAAATTCAAGCATTGCGGGCTGTTGAGAAAGAATTAGGTTTAGAAAAGCTTTATGTTTTGGGGACACCTTGTGTGGATAATGTTACTCGCGCTGGGTTACAAAAATTCTTAGAAACGACAAGTAAGTCTCCGGATACTGTAGTGCATTACGAATTTATGCAAGATTTTCGGGTGCATTTTAAACACGAAGATGGTTCGATTGAAAAAGTACCTTTCTTTGGTTTGAAAACTAATCAATTAAAAGATGTTTTTGCGCCTTCTTGTATGAGTTGTTTTGACTATGTGAACTCGTTGGCAGATTTGGTTGTGGGTTATATGGGCGCACCTTTTGGTTGGCAATGGATTTTGGTGCGAAATGATACTGGTAAAGAAATGCTGGAATTAGTTAAAAATCAACTTGATGTGCAGCCTGTGATGTCTTCGGGTTCTCGTCAACAAGCGGTGCAACAAAGTATTCCGGCTTATGACAAAGGTGTTACTTTGCCGATGTGGGCGGCTAAATTAATGGGAGTTGTGATTGAAAAAATTGGTCCGAAGGGTTTAGAATATGCCCGTTTTTCGATTGATTCTCACTTTACCAGGAATTATTTATATCTCAAGCGCAATCATCCGGAAAAGTTAGAGGCGCACGTCCCTGATTATGCTAAACGTATTGTGGGACAGTATCAATTACCTGAGTGA
- a CDS encoding succinylglutamate desuccinylase/aspartoacylase family protein, with amino-acid sequence MTDNTFELKQEAKATDAFAYFPATRRRLEIPVARLPTQTMISLPVTVVHGIEPGPKLWLSAAIHGDELNGVEIIHQVLSKVNPQELRGTLIAVPVVNVFGFIEQSRYLPDRRDLNRSFPGSATGSLASRLACLFMKEIVSRCTHGIDLHTASHHRINLPQIRANLDDSETYRCAKAFGAPIIIHATTRDGSLRQAATRRGIPILLYEAGEALRFDPEAIRVGVEGILRVMNVLEMYSVPHLLPPKNPQEVSESKWIRASRSGILHLKISLGDFVDKKQILCSINDAFGETSVKIRAGVRGIVIGHTQNPLVNQGDGIVHLAIVQ; translated from the coding sequence GTGACAGATAATACTTTTGAACTGAAACAAGAGGCAAAGGCAACCGATGCTTTTGCCTATTTTCCCGCCACTCGCCGTCGTTTGGAAATTCCGGTGGCACGTCTTCCTACTCAGACGATGATTTCGCTTCCGGTGACGGTGGTTCACGGGATTGAACCGGGACCGAAACTTTGGTTAAGTGCTGCGATTCATGGTGACGAACTTAATGGCGTAGAGATTATACATCAAGTATTGTCAAAAGTCAACCCCCAAGAGTTACGGGGGACGTTAATTGCTGTACCTGTGGTTAATGTTTTTGGCTTTATCGAACAATCTCGCTATCTTCCCGATAGAAGAGACTTAAATCGTTCTTTTCCTGGTTCCGCAACGGGTTCATTAGCTTCCCGTTTAGCCTGTTTATTTATGAAGGAAATTGTCAGCCGTTGTACCCACGGAATTGACTTGCATACTGCTTCCCATCATCGCATAAATTTGCCGCAAATTCGAGCTAATTTAGATGACTCGGAAACTTATCGCTGTGCGAAAGCTTTTGGCGCACCAATTATTATTCATGCTACCACTCGTGACGGTTCTTTGCGCCAAGCAGCTACCAGAAGAGGCATTCCCATTTTACTTTATGAAGCTGGGGAAGCACTTAGGTTTGACCCCGAAGCAATTCGCGTTGGGGTGGAAGGCATTTTGCGGGTGATGAATGTGCTAGAAATGTATTCTGTACCTCATTTACTACCACCAAAAAATCCCCAAGAAGTCTCGGAAAGTAAATGGATCAGAGCATCTCGTAGTGGCATTTTACACCTGAAAATAAGTTTGGGAGATTTTGTTGACAAAAAACAAATTTTATGTTCAATTAATGATGCTTTTGGGGAGACAAGCGTCAAAATTCGCGCTGGGGTGCGGGGAATAGTCATCGGTCATACGCAAAATCCCTTGGTAAATCAAGGAGATGGTATCGTGCATTTAGCAATTGTTCAATGA
- a CDS encoding ATP-dependent zinc protease family protein, which produces MKQERLLIIGWRERIALPELGISQVKAKIDTGARSSALHAFDVEIFPRDGQEMVRFQVHPYQRDSKTTVVAEAKLLDRREVRNSGGVAQLRPAIATVVELGGIQWQIELTLTNRDVMGFRMLLGRQALRRRFLVDPGNSFVQSRRYHQKGHENQQQQL; this is translated from the coding sequence ATGAAGCAGGAACGATTACTGATTATAGGGTGGCGAGAGAGAATTGCTTTACCAGAATTAGGAATTTCTCAAGTTAAGGCGAAAATAGATACAGGGGCGCGATCGTCTGCTTTACACGCTTTTGATGTGGAAATTTTTCCGCGAGATGGTCAAGAGATGGTGCGTTTTCAGGTGCATCCTTACCAACGGGATAGCAAAACTACAGTAGTCGCTGAAGCGAAACTTTTAGATCGGCGAGAGGTACGGAATTCCGGGGGGGTAGCCCAACTACGACCAGCGATCGCGACTGTTGTAGAATTGGGTGGCATTCAGTGGCAAATTGAACTTACCTTAACTAATCGCGATGTCATGGGTTTTCGGATGCTACTGGGTCGTCAGGCGTTGCGGAGGAGATTTTTGGTAGATCCAGGAAATTCGTTCGTCCAAAGTCGCCGTTACCATCAAAAAGGTCACGAAAATCAACAACAACAGTTATGA